The genomic segment GCGGGGCGAGCCGGTCGAGTGCCATATGCGTGTCGCGAGTGGTTTCGATTAAGTGAGGTGATGGTAGTGATTCTGCGGAGGGTGTCCATCGTATTTTTTTTGACGAGGGGCAATTATTTTTTTCAAAGCTTACAAATAGGCTAAATAATATCTTTGATGGAAATATTGAAAATCAGTTTTCATTAAATAAAACCTTTTATCTCTTGCTTGGCGATAGATGGAGAAAATAATCGGTATAGTTGACCACGTTAACGGTATGGCCGGAATTCGATATAGAATGAACACTCGATTTCTTGAGACGCTAGTGGTCCTCGCGCGAACACGCAGCATCAAGGCAACAGCAGTTGTCCTTGGCACAACCTCCGGCGCCATTTCGCAGCGGATCAAGAACCTGGAGGAGACCTTCGACGGTGTTCTCGTCGAGCGCTGGCACGGCACGGTTCGACTGACCAGTCTGGGGGAGCACGTTCTGCCGTATGTCCGATCGATCTTGGAGGCAGAGAAAGATCTGATCGCGGCGTTGCCGGCCGGTAGTCAACACTTCGGCCGGCTCCGGCTTGGCGTCATCGAGACGATCGTGCACAGTTGGCTGCCGGAGTATCTCCGTGAGTTTGCTGTCGAATTGCCGAAGGTCGAGCTCGATCTGAGCATCGACGCTACGACTGTCTTGCACCAGCGTCTGCTTGCTGACGAGCTTGACGTGATTTTCCGGGTCGGTGGCAGCGATGACGAGCGAATGGTAAGCGAAGTTCTTGCCGATTTCCCAGTTCGCTGGATTGCCCGATCCCATCTAGTGGATCCGCTTGCGCATGGGCTCGCGAAGCGCGTTTTGGCCCATCCGATACTGACCTACGGGCGCGGGACCGCGCCATACCACGCAGTGTCGCAAATCACGAAGTCGCTCGCGATGTCAAACGGCATTGCGCCTCAATCGATACGCATCACGCCATCACCCTCTATCGAAGTGATCCGTCAGTTGGTGTGCGACGGCTATGGCGTCGCGGCCATACCTCCCCTCCTCGTCGACGAGCTGATGGCTGACGGTTCCTTGGTCGAACTCCCGCTTGACCCGTCACCACCGCCGATCGCTGTCGCGATGGAGTGGAAGCTAAATCACGGGAGCCCTATCACGATGGCGGGCGCCAGCATCGCCAGGAAGGTCGTTGAACGCTACGGTCGAAGTGTCGGGCGCGGATTGATCAACGTGCTTTGAACGACGCGTGCAGGAAGTTTGGACGGAGTTCGTCAAATCACGTCGCGGACATTTTGTCGGGCTTCTATTTCAGTTGTCGCCGATATTGCGAGGCTCCGCTACCATTGCTCCTTCACTAACGTGAGGGATTATCTTGGGCACTAGTGTCAAGGAACTGCAAGCGCAATTACGTGACCTGAATCGGAGTCTCGCAGACGCGAAGAGTAGCGAAAGGCAGGCTTTCCTACTTTCCGTTGCGGAGCAGGTCGCACT from the Burkholderia sp. FERM BP-3421 genome contains:
- a CDS encoding LysR family transcriptional regulator; the encoded protein is MNTRFLETLVVLARTRSIKATAVVLGTTSGAISQRIKNLEETFDGVLVERWHGTVRLTSLGEHVLPYVRSILEAEKDLIAALPAGSQHFGRLRLGVIETIVHSWLPEYLREFAVELPKVELDLSIDATTVLHQRLLADELDVIFRVGGSDDERMVSEVLADFPVRWIARSHLVDPLAHGLAKRVLAHPILTYGRGTAPYHAVSQITKSLAMSNGIAPQSIRITPSPSIEVIRQLVCDGYGVAAIPPLLVDELMADGSLVELPLDPSPPPIAVAMEWKLNHGSPITMAGASIARKVVERYGRSVGRGLINVL